Genomic window (Thomasclavelia spiroformis DSM 1552):
TTATAGTTTTAAAAAATATTTTCTTGCTCGATTATATCATGGTATTAGTTCTTTTTGTTTATGTTTATTTATATATACTTTTATTCTATGAGCATTATAGTTGACTAATAAAATGTTTTAATATATTATAATAGTAACCATTACTATTATAATAAAAATAAAGGAGGCTCAATGACAAAAATAACCAGATACTCAAAACAACGTGAACTAATATATCAAAATTTAAAAGCTAGATGTGATCATCCTACAGCAGAAAGTATCTATAGCGATTTAAAAGTAGATAATCCTGGATTAAGTTTAGGAACCGTTTATCGTAATTTAAATTTTTTAGTAGCCACAAATAAGATACGTAAATTAGATGTTGGTCAATCTACTGTACATTTTGATGCTGATCTTTCAGCACACCATCATTTTATTTGTAATCGCTGTCAACAAGTATTTGATATTGCTTATAGTGAAAATATTAGTAATGAAGTGCAAAAACAAACTGAACATAAAATTGAAAAAGTAGAACTTGTTTTCAGTGGTGTTTGCAAAAAATGTTTAGAAATTCAAAAAATGGAGGAAAATTAAAATGACACTTAAAGGAACTAAAACAGCTAATAACTTAATGCATGCATTTGCAGGAGAAAGTCAAGCACGTAATCGCTATACTTATTATGCTTCAATTGCTAAAAAAGAAGGATTTGTACAAATTCAAAATATTTTCTTAGAAACAGCTAATCAAGAAAAAGAACATGCTAAAAGATTAATGAAATTCATGAATAAAGACTTAGCAGGTGAAACTTTATATACAGATGGAAACTTCCCTGTATTATTAGGAACTACTGCTGAAAACTTAAAAGCTGCTGCAGCTGGTGAAAACGAAGAATATACTGATATGTATCCAAGTTTTGCTAAAACTGCACGTGAAGAAGGATTCGAAGAAATTGCTACTGCTTTAGAAAGTATTGCAATTGCTGAAAAACATCATGAAGCTAGATACTTAAAATTACTTGAAGCTTTAGAAAATGGTACTACATTTAAGCGTGAATCACCTGTAGTATGGAAATGTAATAACTGTGGATTTATTTATGAAGGTTTAGAAGCACCTGAAAGATGTCCAGCATGTGATCATCCAAAAGCACATTTTGAAGTTAATACATTCTTTTTAGGATAATAAATATATAGCTAGATAAATTGTTCTCTGTAAAATAGATTGTTATTGCTCTTATTTTACAGAGAGTTTTTATTTTATAGAAATAAATATGACATTAAAAAGAAGATTATAATGTCTAAGATATAATCTTCTTTAATATATACTAGATTCTTTTCAACATTTGTATAAAATCTTCATTTTCTTTTAAAAAATCAAAATCTTTATCTTTTAATAAAGTAGAAAGTAAGTCTTTAGCCTCTTTTACAAGTTTTTGTTTATTAGCTTTAATTGTTAAATGTGAATAAAGTGGTGAAGTAAGAAAATTTTCATTTTCAAATAAAACAGTAAACAATTTCTTTAAAATTGAAATACTCGTTTTTTCATCTCTTTTTAAAATTGCAACTTGTAATATTCCTAAATACGGTAAATAATTGGCTAAATCAAAACATTTTCCTACTTGTTTATATACTTTAGCATAATAATTATAAGCATATTCATTATTTTGTTCAAATGCTATTTCAATCATTTGGATTAATAATGATAAAATAATTGAAATTTGCTGATATAATTTTTCTTCAGTTAATTTTAGTGCAAGATCATTCTCTCCTTGTACTCGATATAAAGAAACCATCTTTTGACGTTTATCAATCACGTTTTGTTCTGGTAAACTTTCAATCATTTCTTTAGCCAAATCTAATTGGTTGTTTTTTAAATAATTATCTATCATCATTGATTTAGCTAAATTTCTGATTTGCAAATCATCGCTTTTTAAAGAATCTAATATCCATTTTTCAATCGTTGGATAATAAGTTTCGTCATCTTGTTTATCATCAATACATAACATTCCTTTTAAGACTAATGCACAATTTAGTAATAACTTATAACAAGTTGGATATTCATCAATTTTATTTTTCGCTAACAAAAAAGCCTCATCAATCTCTTTGTTTGCAAGCTCATTTAAAAACAATCCAATTTCCATATCTGTTAAATCTTCTTTAAAAGATAAAAGTGTATTTAAATCAGTTTTTAATATTCTAGCTAAAATAGGTAATATCGTAATATCAGGATAACAATTTCCCTTTTCCCAACGATTAACTGCTGAAGATGAAAGATTTAAAAGAGCTCCAAGTTGTTCTTGAGTATAACCTAGTTCTAATCTTCTTTCTTTAATAATTTCATTTATTTTCATTTAAATCACCTCTAAATAATTTTACTATTTCTTAATTTCAATCCAATTAATCAAAAGTAAATTTTCACTAATAAAAGTTGCGTATCCATTAATTATCCTTATTGATTTATCGAATATTGAAATTAATACTTCTATTTTGAGTACTTTGCAA
Coding sequences:
- a CDS encoding helix-turn-helix domain-containing protein, whose amino-acid sequence is MKINEIIKERRLELGYTQEQLGALLNLSSSAVNRWEKGNCYPDITILPILARILKTDLNTLLSFKEDLTDMEIGLFLNELANKEIDEAFLLAKNKIDEYPTCYKLLLNCALVLKGMLCIDDKQDDETYYPTIEKWILDSLKSDDLQIRNLAKSMMIDNYLKNNQLDLAKEMIESLPEQNVIDKRQKMVSLYRVQGENDLALKLTEEKLYQQISIILSLLIQMIEIAFEQNNEYAYNYYAKVYKQVGKCFDLANYLPYLGILQVAILKRDEKTSISILKKLFTVLFENENFLTSPLYSHLTIKANKQKLVKEAKDLLSTLLKDKDFDFLKENEDFIQMLKRI
- a CDS encoding Fur family transcriptional regulator; the protein is MTKITRYSKQRELIYQNLKARCDHPTAESIYSDLKVDNPGLSLGTVYRNLNFLVATNKIRKLDVGQSTVHFDADLSAHHHFICNRCQQVFDIAYSENISNEVQKQTEHKIEKVELVFSGVCKKCLEIQKMEEN
- the rbr gene encoding rubrerythrin; this translates as MTLKGTKTANNLMHAFAGESQARNRYTYYASIAKKEGFVQIQNIFLETANQEKEHAKRLMKFMNKDLAGETLYTDGNFPVLLGTTAENLKAAAAGENEEYTDMYPSFAKTAREEGFEEIATALESIAIAEKHHEARYLKLLEALENGTTFKRESPVVWKCNNCGFIYEGLEAPERCPACDHPKAHFEVNTFFLG